Proteins encoded together in one Cryptosporangium aurantiacum window:
- a CDS encoding GAF and ANTAR domain-containing protein, which produces MTTVSAERLASIFVDVADTLVEQFDLLEFLHMLTDRTADLVSAAAVGLVLADKDGRLEFMAGSNENVKLLELFQLQTQQGPCLDAYRTGRPVINVNLGEAADRWPWFAPRATASGYQSVHAFPLRLRNQTIGALNVFGSAEGGDFDENDVPIVQALADVAAISLLQERAIRRGEVLTEQLQGALNSRIVIEQAKGAIAQIHHISVDEAFVRIRAYARNNNKRLTDVAHAVVADRTRVPGLA; this is translated from the coding sequence ATGACGACCGTTTCCGCTGAGCGGTTGGCGTCGATTTTCGTCGATGTCGCCGACACGCTCGTCGAGCAATTCGACCTGCTCGAGTTCCTGCACATGCTCACCGACCGAACCGCTGACCTCGTGAGCGCTGCGGCGGTGGGGCTGGTATTGGCCGACAAAGACGGACGTTTGGAATTCATGGCCGGATCGAACGAGAACGTCAAACTTCTCGAACTTTTCCAGCTACAGACCCAACAGGGACCCTGCCTCGATGCCTACCGCACCGGACGCCCCGTCATCAACGTCAATCTGGGCGAAGCAGCCGACCGGTGGCCCTGGTTCGCCCCCCGGGCCACCGCCAGCGGCTACCAGTCCGTCCATGCGTTCCCGCTGCGGCTGCGCAACCAGACCATCGGCGCGCTGAACGTCTTCGGTAGCGCCGAAGGCGGCGATTTCGACGAGAACGACGTTCCGATCGTGCAGGCACTCGCCGACGTCGCCGCCATTTCACTGCTGCAGGAACGCGCGATCCGCCGCGGCGAGGTCCTCACCGAGCAGCTTCAAGGCGCGCTCAACAGCCGCATCGTGATCGAACAAGCCAAAGGTGCCATCGCCCAGATCCACCACATCAGCGTCGACGAAGCGTTCGTCCGGATCCGTGCCTACGCTCGCAACAACAACAAGAGGCTCACCGACGTCGCCCACGCCGTGGTTGCCGACCGAACCCGCGTGCCCGGCCTAGCCTGA